A single window of Malus sylvestris chromosome 5, drMalSylv7.2, whole genome shotgun sequence DNA harbors:
- the LOC126620683 gene encoding putative laccase-9, producing the protein MGNYNNMGFLVLALVGFIFLSKANGAIHYYDFIVQETNFTRLCSTKSILTVNGTLPGPTITVNRGDTAFINVHNQGYYGLTIHWHGVKQPRNPWSDGPENITQCPIQPGTNFTYEVIFSSEEGTLWWHAHSDWTRATVYGAIVILPAAGTTYPFATPDAHETVILGSWFKGDVIEIIEEALSTGGDPNISDAFTINGQPGDLYSCSNETTYRWMVDYGKTYLLRVINAVMNEEQFFAIANHNLTVVAQDAAYIKPITTSYIMITPGQTMDILVTANQPPSHYYMASHPFMDGTGVSHNNSTTTAIVQYNGNYSTPSTTPFPTLPLEADDTAADNFTKQIRALASKEHPIDVPLKIHSRIYMTIAINERICANSSCKGPNGNALSASLNNVSFVIPSVDVLQAYYRGNNGVYRTSFPNKPPNAYNYTGDVGNNTIYPNFGTRVRMIKYGEGVEIIFQGTNVIAPENHPMHLHGFSFYLVGTGSGNFNHTTSPKTYNLVDPPEVNTIAVPKNGWATIRFKADNPGVWFMHCHLERHSSWGMDTVLIVRNGKTKETKIRPPPAYMPPCSKS; encoded by the exons ATGGGGAACTATAACAACATGGGTTTCCTGGTCTTAGCTCTTGTAGGGTTTATTTTCCTGAGCAAGGCTAATGGCGCTATCCATTATTATGATTTCATT gtgcaagaaacaaattttactAGGCTTTGTAGCACAAAGAGCATCTTAACTGTGAATGGAACTCTTCCAGGGCCAACTATCACTGTTAACAGAGGAGACACCGCTTTTATCAATGTCCACAACCAAGGATATTACGGTCTCACCATTCACTG GCATGGAGTGAAGcaaccaagaaatccatggtCAGATGGACCTGAGAATATCACTCAGTGCCCTATTCAACCAGGAACGAACTTCACGTACGAAGTTATATTCTCTAGTGAAGAAGGAACATTATGGTGGCATGCTCACAGTGACTGGACACGCGCCACCGTCTATGGTGCCATTGTTATTCTACCGGCTGCCGGCACCACTTATCCATTTGCAACACCAGATGCACATGAAACAGTTATTCTTG GATCATGGTTTAAGGGAGATGTGATAGAAATAATAGAAGAGGCTCTCTCAACAGGTGGCGATCCAAACATTTCAGATGCCTTCACAATTAACGGACAGCCTGGAGATTTATATAGTTGTTCCAATG AGACAACATACCGATGGATGGTTGATTACGGTAAGACCTATCTTCTTCGGGTAATTAACGCggtgatgaacgaagaacagtTCTTCGCCATCGCGAACCACAACCTCACAGTCGTAGCACAAGACGCTGCATACATAAAACCTATAACCACCTCTTACATCATGATAACTCCAGGCCAAACCATGGACATTTTAGTCACCGCAAACCAACCTCCCAGCCATTATTACATGGCTTCTCATCCTTTTATGGATGGAACTGGAGTTTCACATAACAACAGCACCACCACTGCAATTGTTCAATACAACGGCAACTACAGCACCCCATCAACCACTCCCTTTCCAACCCTTCCGTTGGAAGCCGATGACACAGCTGCTGATAACTTCACTAAGCAAATCAGGGCATTGGCAAGCAAAGAGCACCCTATTGATGTCCCATTAAAAATTCATTCCAGGATCTATATGACTATTGCAATCAATGAAAGAATTTGTGCCAATTCTTCATGTAAAGGCCCGAATGGAAATGCGCTTTCTGCAAGCTTAAACAACGTCAGTTTCGTGATTCCATCTGTTGATGTACTGCAAGCATATTATCG GGGTAACAATGGAGTCTACAGAACTAGTTTCCCAAACAAGCCACCTAATGCTTACAACTACACTGGAGACGTGGGTAACAACACAATATACCCGAACTTTGGTACGAGGGTGAGAATGATCAAATATGGTGAAGGAGTTGAGATCATTTTCCAAGGAACCAACGTCATCGCACCTGAGAACCATCCAATGCATCTCCATGGTTTCAGCTTCTATTTGGTCGGAACTGGTTCCGGCAATTTTAACCATACAACATCGCCCAAGACCTACAATTTGGTTGACCCCCCAGAAGTAAACACCATTGCAGTTCCAAAGAATGGATGGGCAACCATCAGATTTAAAGCCGATAATCCTG GAGTGTGGTTTATGCATTGTCATTTGGAAAGACATTCCAGCTGGGGGATGGATACTGTGCTCATAGTGAGGAATGGAAAGACCAAAGAAACCAAAATTCGCCCACCGCCTGCTTATATGCCTCCTTGTTCCAAGTCTTAG